Proteins encoded by one window of Actinocorallia herbida:
- a CDS encoding FadR/GntR family transcriptional regulator: protein MTITGRATPAPTGPEKLATQIARRLEEEIIERGWPVGEILGTEAELREQFGVSRSVLRESIRLLEHHHVARMRRGPSGGLEVCVPDVSPATRALVIYLEYVGTSIEDLLRARQLLEPLAARLTADRLTEEGVEQLRAKMRRERSRTEDPTSADFHVLLARLSGNAVLQLFVAVLARLTSRYAQTSQRTSKSAVEAARTAAIDRHAEIVEAVIAGDAAAAQTRLGAHLDELGAWLLAHRVRRPSPRMRSRPADPDPDDDNGRKLAEVVAGRMHDDIVSDGLQVGAVFGAESDLLTRYGVSRAVLREAIRILEHHSVARMRRGNGGGLVVLAPDPTASIHTMALYLDCQGMSPDDLGAVREVIELGCVQAVSTTMPSPEAASRLCASLDRTGEDGFGDLFHTELADLTGNPVLTLFLRITTELWAGHGRTDPSAVLVPATDLRHVHGKIVDAVLAGDEALAQHRMRRHLRNLPALWH from the coding sequence ATGACGATCACCGGACGGGCGACTCCCGCACCGACAGGGCCGGAGAAGCTCGCGACGCAGATCGCCCGCCGTCTCGAGGAAGAGATCATCGAGCGGGGATGGCCGGTCGGCGAGATCCTCGGCACGGAAGCCGAACTGCGCGAGCAGTTCGGGGTGTCCCGGTCGGTGCTGCGCGAGTCGATCCGGTTGCTCGAACACCACCACGTCGCGCGCATGCGGCGCGGCCCCAGCGGTGGTCTGGAGGTCTGCGTTCCCGATGTCTCCCCGGCCACCCGCGCACTGGTGATCTACCTGGAGTACGTGGGAACCAGCATCGAGGACCTGCTCCGCGCGCGGCAGTTGCTGGAGCCGCTCGCCGCCCGGCTCACCGCGGACAGACTGACCGAGGAGGGCGTCGAACAGCTGCGGGCGAAGATGCGCCGGGAACGGTCACGTACCGAGGACCCCACCTCCGCCGACTTCCATGTCCTGCTCGCCCGGCTCTCCGGGAACGCCGTGCTCCAGCTGTTCGTGGCGGTCCTGGCGCGGCTGACCTCCCGCTACGCCCAGACGTCCCAGCGCACCTCGAAGTCCGCGGTGGAGGCGGCCAGAACCGCCGCCATCGACCGCCACGCCGAGATCGTCGAAGCGGTGATCGCCGGAGACGCGGCGGCCGCGCAGACCCGGCTGGGCGCGCACCTCGACGAACTCGGGGCATGGCTGCTGGCGCACCGGGTCCGCCGCCCGTCCCCGCGGATGCGGTCCCGGCCGGCCGACCCCGACCCGGACGACGACAACGGCCGCAAACTCGCCGAGGTCGTCGCCGGCCGGATGCACGACGACATCGTCAGCGACGGACTGCAGGTCGGCGCGGTGTTCGGCGCCGAATCGGATCTCCTGACCCGCTATGGCGTCAGCCGTGCCGTCCTCCGCGAGGCCATCCGCATCCTCGAGCACCACAGCGTCGCCCGGATGCGCCGCGGGAACGGCGGCGGACTCGTCGTCCTGGCGCCCGACCCGACGGCGAGCATCCACACGATGGCGCTCTACCTCGACTGTCAGGGCATGAGCCCCGACGACCTGGGGGCGGTCCGGGAGGTGATCGAGCTGGGCTGCGTACAGGCCGTCAGCACCACCATGCCGTCCCCCGAAGCCGCCTCCCGCCTCTGCGCGTCCCTCGACCGCACCGGAGAGGACGGCTTCGGCGACCTGTTCCACACCGAACTCGCCGACCTGACCGGCAACCCGGTCCTCACCCTGTTCCTCCGCATCACCACCGAGCTGTGGGCAGGGCACGGACGCACCGACCCGTCCGCGGTCCTCGTCCCCGCGACGGACCTCCGGCACGTCCACGGCAAGATCGTCGACGCCGTGCTCGCCGGCGACGAGGCGCTCGCCCAGCACCGCATGCGCCGCCACCTGCGGAACCTCCCGGCCCTGTGGCACTAG
- a CDS encoding phosphatase PAP2 family protein — translation MTRAASLSRCLSLQRTRRVGLGPLPALALVLLVLTTVDVLLFGGRHAGDQSVFSDGLPARTGIGHTVWRTVVMGGQYWLIGTAAALATAWAAWRARSVRLLVCGGLWLVATELIIRTMQLALGRTPPLDGVDELFSGAASFPSGHAANAAACLTFIPAILAASRRLQVVAHGWALLVAVAVVTLGYHWPTDAVAGWSLGIVLAWLGLRIVFRVERPRPAVRPVRPPSSG, via the coding sequence ATGACGAGGGCCGCGAGCCTGAGCCGGTGCCTGTCTCTACAGCGCACCCGACGCGTCGGCCTCGGGCCGCTTCCCGCCCTGGCCCTGGTGCTGCTCGTGCTCACCACCGTCGACGTACTGCTGTTCGGGGGACGACACGCAGGCGACCAGTCGGTCTTCAGCGACGGACTCCCCGCGCGGACCGGCATCGGGCACACCGTCTGGAGAACGGTCGTCATGGGAGGCCAGTACTGGCTGATCGGGACGGCCGCGGCGCTGGCGACCGCGTGGGCGGCCTGGCGGGCACGCAGCGTGCGGCTGCTCGTGTGCGGCGGCCTCTGGCTGGTCGCCACCGAGCTGATCATCCGAACCATGCAGCTCGCACTGGGCCGTACCCCGCCCCTGGACGGCGTGGACGAACTGTTCTCCGGCGCCGCATCGTTCCCCTCCGGGCACGCGGCCAACGCGGCCGCCTGCCTGACGTTCATTCCCGCGATCCTGGCGGCCTCCCGTCGGCTCCAGGTGGTGGCGCACGGATGGGCGCTGCTGGTCGCCGTCGCCGTGGTCACCCTCGGCTACCACTGGCCCACCGACGCCGTCGCCGGATGGTCGCTCGGCATCGTGCTCGCCTGGCTGGGTCTGCGCATCGTCTTCCGGGTGGAGCGCCCTCGACCCGCCGTGCGTCCGGTCAGACCGCCGTCCAGCGGGTGA
- a CDS encoding PGPGW domain-containing protein, producing the protein MGVLTVGATVVCAGVVLMLLPGPGIFTVIMGLPSWRPSSWGRSAL; encoded by the coding sequence GTGGGAGTCCTCACCGTCGGTGCCACGGTAGTCTGCGCGGGCGTGGTGCTGATGCTCCTGCCAGGTCCAGGGATCTTCACCGTGATCATGGGTCTGCCGTCCTGGCGACCGAGTTCGTGGGGGCGCAGCGCGCTCTGA
- a CDS encoding cadmium resistance transporter, which produces MSLGVIGQAAGLFAVTNIDDILILALFYAQATGRAGAGRRIVIGQYLGFAAILGLAIAAGFGATFLPDSALPYLGLLPLVLGLKAAWQAGKRDGRDDGDDETGAKAAGPGILGVAAVTLANGGDNLGVYVPVFANAGIGGTAVYAAVFLALIAVWCAAGRFFATRPLMARALTRWGHLLLPVVLIGIGLLILIEGGAFGLGH; this is translated from the coding sequence ATGAGCCTGGGCGTCATCGGGCAGGCCGCGGGCCTGTTCGCCGTCACCAACATCGACGACATCCTGATCCTGGCGCTGTTCTACGCCCAGGCGACCGGGCGGGCCGGCGCGGGCCGCCGGATCGTGATCGGCCAGTATCTCGGCTTCGCCGCGATCCTCGGTCTCGCGATCGCCGCCGGGTTCGGCGCGACGTTCCTGCCCGATTCGGCGCTGCCCTATCTGGGGCTGCTGCCCCTCGTCCTGGGTCTGAAGGCCGCCTGGCAGGCAGGGAAGCGCGACGGCCGAGACGACGGCGACGACGAGACGGGGGCGAAGGCTGCAGGCCCCGGCATCCTGGGGGTCGCCGCCGTCACCCTGGCCAACGGCGGCGACAACCTCGGCGTGTACGTCCCGGTGTTCGCCAACGCCGGGATCGGCGGGACGGCCGTGTACGCCGCGGTGTTCCTCGCGTTGATCGCCGTGTGGTGCGCGGCGGGCCGGTTCTTCGCCACCCGCCCGCTCATGGCCCGTGCGCTCACCCGCTGGGGCCACCTCCTCCTGCCTGTCGTCCTGATCGGCATCGGCCTGCTCATCCTCATCGAAGGCGGGGCTTTCGGCCTCGGCCACTGA
- a CDS encoding TetR/AcrR family transcriptional regulator: MTEVPDDDRVTQAAARLFASLGYDGATADMIAESAGVDRSTIESMGGKSGLYHRILQTSFDEQMLLFDEVEKTFTPGLRGLQRFTEEIVEYYFDHLDIAAIWHHRMMADAADLQDIEARFRDPAVRRAAAIVGMSTSDNPDYELVHTVGGWCIYGFFMQGIPTNGGPPLTAQTPEGRVKFRSMMIRLHDLLERGGLSVGGTDTETSV, from the coding sequence ATGACCGAAGTCCCAGATGACGACCGGGTCACGCAGGCCGCCGCTCGGCTGTTCGCCTCGCTGGGATACGATGGCGCGACCGCAGACATGATTGCGGAGTCCGCCGGGGTCGATCGTTCGACCATCGAATCCATGGGCGGCAAAAGCGGGCTGTACCACAGAATCCTCCAGACCTCATTTGACGAGCAGATGCTTCTGTTCGATGAGGTCGAGAAGACCTTCACCCCCGGACTCCGAGGACTGCAGCGCTTCACGGAGGAGATCGTCGAATACTACTTCGACCATCTCGATATCGCCGCGATCTGGCATCATCGGATGATGGCCGATGCGGCCGATCTGCAAGACATCGAAGCCCGTTTCAGGGATCCCGCGGTACGACGCGCGGCGGCCATCGTCGGAATGTCCACAAGTGACAACCCGGATTACGAACTCGTCCACACCGTAGGCGGCTGGTGCATATATGGGTTCTTCATGCAGGGCATCCCGACGAACGGCGGCCCGCCCTTGACCGCGCAGACACCGGAAGGGCGGGTCAAGTTCCGATCAATGATGATCCGCCTTCATGATCTTCTGGAGCGGGGCGGCCTATCCGTCGGCGGCACCGACACGGAGACCTCGGTATAG